Genomic segment of Glutamicibacter sp. JL.03c:
GGGAGCATCGGGCTGGATGATGTCGCAGGCACGCGCCTCGATCAACCGCTCGTGTTCGGCCACCGAAGCGAGCATTTCGCCGGTGGCAATCGGGGTATCCAGCGCGGCGGCCAGCTGCGCGTGGCCTTCGGCGTCATAGGCATCCAGGGGTTCCTCGATCCAGACCAGGTCGAACTCTTCGAGACGGCGGCCCATGCGCAGCGCGGTGGCCCGGTCCCACTGCTGGTTGGCATCCACCATCAGCGGAACGTCGGGGCCGATATGCTCGCGCACTGCGGCCACGCGGCGCAGGTCTTCCTTGCTGTCAGGCAGGCCGACCTTGATCTTGATTCCGCCGATGCCCTCTTCAATCGACTGGGTCGCGCGATCCTTGACCTCTTCAATGGAAGCGTTCAGGAAGCCCCCGGAGGTGTTGTAGGTGCGCACCGAGTCCCGGTGCGATCCGAGGAACTTGGCCAGCGGCAGACCCGCGCGCTTGGCCTTGAGGTCGTAGAGCGCGTTGTCAATGGCGGCCAAGGCCTGCGTGGCAACACCGGAACGGCCCACCGAAGCGCCAGCCCACAGCATCTTGGTGTACAGCTTGGCGATATCGTTGGGGTCTTCGCCGATGATGTTCGCGCCGATTTCCTTCACATGGGCATACTGCGCCGGTCCGCCGCCGCGCTTGGAGTAGGAGAAGCCCAGGCCCTCATGGCCTTGCTCGGTGGTGATTTCGGCGAAGAGGAACGCCACCTCGGTCATCGGCTTCTGGCGACCGGTGAAGACCTTGGCATCGGAAATGGGGGTGGATAGCGGGAGCCGCGCCGTGGAGAACTTGACGTGGCGGATGGCATCAGGGGTGTAGCTCATGGGGAGAATCCTTCACAAAAATCCAATGGGCGCTGCGCGCTCAACCTACAACTTATAGTACAAGCTGATAAGTTATCTAACAAGTGATTTCTGCGAGATTCTTCCCGGCTGGACCGCATGGACCCGCCTTCGCGCGAATGCAGCCGGAGCGCAGGGCGCGCCAAAGCCCCCGCCGACTCCTTGGAGTCACGGCGGGGGCTTTGGAGGCAGTGCACCGCAGCCGGTGTCAGCGCGGTGGCATCACCGACTAGCCGAGGAAGGTGCTCAAGAGCAGCACGCCCAGCAAGCCCAGCACCGAAAGCACGGTGGTGTACGAGGTGCGCACCGCCAGCGCCTGGCCGACATTGAGGTTGAAGTATTCCTTGAACATCCAGAAACCAGGATCATTGACGTGGCTGAAGGCCAACGATCCGCACGCGGTGGCCAGCACCATCAACTCGGGCGATGCGCCGGTTGCTGCGACCAGTGGTGCCGCGATGCCAGCGGCAGTTGACACGGCAACGGTGGCCGAGCCCAGGGCAATGCGCAGCACCGCAGCGATCAGCCAGGCCAGGATAATCGGGTTCAGGTCCCAGCCGCTGGCCTGCTGCGCGATGTAGTCGGCAATGCCCGCGGAAACGAGCACCTGCTTGAAGGCTCCACCGGCGCCGATGACGAGGATGATCATGGCCATGGCCCGGGCGCCTTCGCTCATGGAACGGCCCACCTGGGACATCGTGCGGTTGTGCGCCGGGCCAAAGGCGATCGTTGCCACGATCAAGGCAAAGAGCAGCGCAATTTCGGGCGAGCCGATCAGCTTCAGGACATGGTGCCAGGTCGTTTCCTCTTCGCCCAGGCTCATCAGGATCACCTCGGCGCCGGCGATGAGGATCACCGGCAGCAATGCGACGAAGAAGGACATGAAGCCGGAAGGCAACTCGCTCTCCTTGAATTCCTTGTCAGCAAGCAGCCCCTGTGGCATCTCGGGGTTGATGCGGCGCACGAAAGGCAGTCGAGGCCAGAGCATCGCCATGAGGGCGCCCGCAGGCACGGCAATCAGCAGGCCATAGGCCAGGGTCAGGCCCACCGAGGCGTCGTAGAGCCCGGCGACAGCGGTCGGACCCGGATGCGGTGGCAGGAATGAATGCATCGTGGACAGCGAAATGGACATCGGCAGGCCGACCCACAGCAGATTGACCTTGGTGGCACGCACCAGCGTGAACGCCACCGGCACCAG
This window contains:
- a CDS encoding gluconate:H+ symporter; protein product: MPMVIVGLSVVVLLVLMMKFKLNGFISLLLVSALVAFWAVATGNFSVDGEPAGLAEIPEVIKDGVGGQLGGTAIVVGLGAMIGRVMGDAGAAQRIAGKILNVFGAKGVQWAMIVASMLIGVTMFYEVAFVILVPVAFTLVRATKVNLLWVGLPMSISLSTMHSFLPPHPGPTAVAGLYDASVGLTLAYGLLIAVPAGALMAMLWPRLPFVRRINPEMPQGLLADKEFKESELPSGFMSFFVALLPVILIAGAEVILMSLGEEETTWHHVLKLIGSPEIALLFALIVATIAFGPAHNRTMSQVGRSMSEGARAMAMIILVIGAGGAFKQVLVSAGIADYIAQQASGWDLNPIILAWLIAAVLRIALGSATVAVSTAAGIAAPLVAATGASPELMVLATACGSLAFSHVNDPGFWMFKEYFNLNVGQALAVRTSYTTVLSVLGLLGVLLLSTFLG
- a CDS encoding L-talarate/galactarate dehydratase, with the protein product MSYTPDAIRHVKFSTARLPLSTPISDAKVFTGRQKPMTEVAFLFAEITTEQGHEGLGFSYSKRGGGPAQYAHVKEIGANIIGEDPNDIAKLYTKMLWAGASVGRSGVATQALAAIDNALYDLKAKRAGLPLAKFLGSHRDSVRTYNTSGGFLNASIEEVKDRATQSIEEGIGGIKIKVGLPDSKEDLRRVAAVREHIGPDVPLMVDANQQWDRATALRMGRRLEEFDLVWIEEPLDAYDAEGHAQLAAALDTPIATGEMLASVAEHERLIEARACDIIQPDAPRVGGITQFLRLATLADQAGLDLAPHFAMEIHLHLAATYPREPWVEHFDWLDPLFNERLETEGGRMLLPNRPGLGFTLSDQARAWTLETVEFGQA